The Terrirubrum flagellatum nucleotide sequence CTCTACGCTGCGACCAAGAAGGCGAACGAGCTGATGGCGCACTCCTACAGCCATCTCTACGGATTGCCGACGACAGGCCTGCGCTTCTTCACGGTCTATGGGCCCTGGGGACGCCCCGATATGTCGCCGATGATCTTCACGAAAAAGATCATCGCCGGCGAACCGATCGAGGTTTTCAACAATGGCCAGCACGCCCGCGATTTCACCTTTGTCGATGACATCGTGGAAGGCGTGGCGCGGGTGATCGATCACACCGCGGCGCCGGATCCCGACTGGAACAGCGACGATCCCGATCCCGCGACGTCTTCCGCGCCCTGGCGGCTCTACAATATCGGCAACTCGCAGCCGGTGGAGCTTCTCGATTTCATCGCCTGCATCGAAAGAGCGGTCGGCAAGAAGGCCGTCATGGTGATGAAGCCGAAGCAGCCGGGCGACGTCGATCGCACGAGCGCCGACGTGTCTGCGCTCGAAAAGGCCGTCGGCTTCAAACCAGACACTCCGATCGAGGAAGGGGTGAGCCGCACCGTCGGCTGGTACAGGCAGTTCTATCGGGTTT carries:
- a CDS encoding NAD-dependent epimerase, which codes for MRVLVTGAAGFIGYHTALRLLARGDEVVGLDNLNAYYDPALKATRLERLKAQPGFRFAQIDLADRIAMADLFAKGAFTRVCHLGAQAGVRYSLENPEAYIDSNLVGFGAILEGCRRNGVEHLVYASSSSVYGANTATPYRVEQSVDHPVSLYAATKKANELMAHSYSHLYGLPTTGLRFFTVYGPWGRPDMSPMIFTKKIIAGEPIEVFNNGQHARDFTFVDDIVEGVARVIDHTAAPDPDWNSDDPDPATSSAPWRLYNIGNSQPVELLDFIACIERAVGKKAVMVMKPKQPGDVDRTSADVSALEKAVGFKPDTPIEEGVSRTVGWYRQFYRV